The genomic region CCGCGGCCAGGCTTGACGCCACGGCCAGCGTCCCCAGCGAAGGGACATCCTCGGTCAGCGTCGGTGGCTGCGTGGTGCCAGGGCTCGTGAGGACGGGCGTTGGGGACAAGACTGTCGCGGGGGACGAGTACCGGTGGCTGGTggcaagggaggaggaggaggatgatgaTGCAGGTATACCcgtggggctgggagctgccccCAAATCCGTCGTGCCTCTTGCCAAGCTGGCAGTATTTGCTGTCCGAAGACCCGGGGCCGTCTCCGAGGTTGGTGGCACCGAGCTGGGGTTGGAGGCTACGGATGAGCTCTCTGCTACGGTGAcggaggaaggaggaggggacgGTGCCGCCGCGGGGGTGGCATTGAGGCCATCCCCCTCCGCCGGCCCGGAGGACACCCCGTCTCCGGCAGGTCCCGCGGACGTGGGCAGCGAGGTCTGGCCGGGAGCTGGCACGGGGACAGCCGCATCCCTGGATCCCGGCCCCGCTGGCGTCCCCTCcgaggggaagggagggctggcaggggcGAGGGGCAAGGCTGTGGAGTCATCGCCCAGTCCTAGGAGCGAGACAAAGAAGTATTAATAACGGGGAAATCCTTGGGGCAACCTGGTGTTTGGGTGAACATTAAAGGGGTTTGGGAATGAAGCTGGAAATaactttattgtttttaaaatgctgagaGCCgtctaaaataaacagatggGAGATACCCCTGCGTAGCTAGAGGTGAGGTTTAAACCAGATCAGTTGCCCCAGCGTGGGTCGGCACCATTTTTCCCCAAGGTtgggatcccccccccccatccccaaacGCTCC from Aquila chrysaetos chrysaetos chromosome 1, bAquChr1.4, whole genome shotgun sequence harbors:
- the PARM1 gene encoding prostate androgen-regulated mucin-like protein 1, with the translated sequence MGCCCRLLLALLLLPAGLGDDSTALPLAPASPPFPSEGTPAGPGSRDAAVPVPAPGQTSLPTSAGPAGDGVSSGPAEGDGLNATPAAAPSPPPSSVTVAESSSVASNPSSVPPTSETAPGLRTANTASLARGTTDLGAAPSPTGIPASSSSSSSLATSHRYSSPATVLSPTPVLTSPGTTQPPTLTEDVPSLGTLAVASSLAAEPTSPPVTVTSPTAAEAAATDKTTLSTGVTMEEVPRALSAGSIVAITVTVIVVVVLVFGAAAYLKIRHSSYGRLLDDHDYGSWGNYNNPLYDDS